From the Palaemon carinicauda isolate YSFRI2023 chromosome 42, ASM3689809v2, whole genome shotgun sequence genome, one window contains:
- the LOC137633035 gene encoding uncharacterized protein yields the protein MSTGYTSHENIVRVIEGHKIGLKTKQISEQTGVKPRTIRNILAKYRAWGGTTVPIHSKSTGRSLKVSERTLTVLKREAELHPTHSACKFKEENSNILGNVAVRTVRKYLSKNLGFKKVVAWKKPLITAKHKVQRKDFVKEYGQWGVDEWKRVLFSDEDEATFLVSSGYCSKGFAKGVKSTLRG from the coding sequence ATGTCCACGGGTTATACATCCCACGAGAACATTGTGAGAGTGATAGAGGGTCACAAAATaggtttaaaaacaaaacaaataagtgAACAAACTGGTGTAAAGCCGAGAACCATAAGGAACATCCTTGCTAAGTATAGGGCGTGGGGGGGTACCACCGTACCCATCCATTCAAAGAGCACTGGGAGGTCTTTGAAAGTGTCTGAGCGAACTCTTACGGTGTTGAAACGTGAGGCAGAGCTTCATCCTACTCACAGTGCATGTAAATTTAAGGAAGAAAACTCAAACATTTTGGGAAACGTGGCTGTTAGGACAGTGCGCAAGTATCTTAGCAAAAACCTAGGTTTCAAGAAAGTTGTTGCGTGGAAGAAGCCCCTTATTACAGCTAAACATAAGGTTCAAAGAAAGGATTTTGTCAAGGAATATGGTCAATGGGGTGTAGATGAGTGGAAACGAGTGTTGTTTAGTGATGAAGATGAAGCAACGTTCTTAGTTAGTTCTGGCTATTGTTCGAAAGGCTTTGCCAAAGGCGTGAAAAGTACCCTGCGGGGGTAA